From a region of the Ardenticatena maritima genome:
- a CDS encoding beta-lactamase hydrolase domain-containing protein: protein MAASLSCVVYRVNDEIVLAGQPQPEEMSRLREQGFRSVLNIRTDAERGAEEGRNAEAAGLAYAFLPLPAYELRPEHVRAFGETIRRLPKPIFFHCRTASRTGLLWLLHRLLNDGWPREAAEAELRAAGYDDDAFEVFEFCVEDFFERLNEAQQSTR from the coding sequence ATGGCAGCATCACTGAGTTGCGTTGTCTATCGCGTCAACGATGAGATTGTGCTGGCGGGGCAACCACAACCGGAGGAAATGAGCCGCTTGCGTGAGCAAGGTTTTCGCAGTGTGCTCAACATCCGCACCGACGCCGAACGGGGTGCGGAAGAAGGGCGCAACGCCGAAGCCGCCGGGCTTGCCTACGCTTTCCTACCGCTGCCCGCCTACGAGTTGCGCCCTGAACATGTGCGCGCCTTCGGCGAGACGATTCGGCGCTTGCCCAAGCCGATTTTCTTCCATTGTCGCACCGCCTCGCGCACGGGGTTACTCTGGCTGTTGCACCGCCTGCTCAACGACGGCTGGCCGCGCGAAGCCGCCGAAGCCGAACTGCGCGCCGCCGGCTATGACGATGACGCGTTCGAGGTGTTCGAGTTTTGCGTCGAAGACTTTTTTGAGCGCCTGAACGAAGCGCAACAATCCACACGTTGA
- a CDS encoding rhodanese-like domain-containing protein, whose amino-acid sequence MFRRFFQPAVTIPQVRPQEVAEALKNGNAPVIIDVRTVQEWAEDGHIPEARHIPLSQLGARVNEIPRDRPVVIVCRSGNRSQMACEALARGGFDNVQNLAGGMIAWKRAGLPTAYGEE is encoded by the coding sequence ATGTTCCGACGATTTTTTCAACCTGCCGTCACGATTCCACAAGTGCGCCCACAGGAGGTTGCCGAGGCGCTGAAAAACGGCAACGCACCTGTCATCATTGACGTGCGCACCGTGCAAGAATGGGCCGAAGACGGCCACATTCCCGAAGCCCGACATATTCCGCTCTCACAGTTGGGCGCACGGGTGAACGAAATTCCACGCGACCGGCCTGTCGTCATCGTCTGCCGTTCAGGCAACCGCAGCCAAATGGCGTGCGAAGCCCTGGCGCGTGGCGGCTTCGACAACGTGCAAAACCTGGCGGGGGGCATGATCGCATGGAAACGCGCCGGTCTGCCCACCGCTTACGGTGAGGAATAA
- a CDS encoding DsrE/DsrF/DrsH-like family protein, which produces MTVQNQATQLNTEDLLARIAELETRVEALEQAPAQDIEDRLAMVVFSGDLDKALAAFIIATGAAAMGLEVSMFFTFWGLSVVRKGRSFEGKNAIQKAFGALLPAGGDTLHLSKMDFFGAGAALMRKIMRENDVTSLDELVALAQDLGVRMVACEMSRELLGIRDDELLDGLELGGVATFIGDASRSKITLFI; this is translated from the coding sequence ATGACCGTTCAAAACCAAGCCACACAACTGAATACGGAAGACCTGTTGGCGCGCATCGCCGAACTGGAAACGCGTGTTGAAGCGCTGGAACAAGCGCCGGCGCAAGACATCGAAGATCGCCTCGCCATGGTGGTCTTCTCCGGCGACCTGGACAAAGCCCTGGCAGCCTTCATCATCGCTACCGGCGCCGCCGCCATGGGATTGGAAGTCTCCATGTTCTTCACTTTCTGGGGGCTGAGCGTTGTGCGCAAAGGGCGCTCGTTTGAGGGCAAAAACGCCATTCAGAAAGCCTTTGGCGCACTGCTGCCCGCCGGCGGCGACACCTTGCATCTCTCGAAGATGGACTTTTTCGGCGCCGGAGCCGCCCTCATGCGCAAAATCATGCGCGAAAACGACGTCACCTCACTGGACGAACTGGTCGCCCTTGCGCAAGACCTGGGCGTGCGCATGGTGGCGTGCGAAATGTCGCGCGAGTTGCTGGGCATTCGCGATGATGAATTGCTCGACGGGCTGGAACTGGGCGGCGTTGCCACCTTCATCGGCGACGCCAGCCGCTCGAAAATCACCTTGTTTATCTGA
- a CDS encoding sulfurtransferase TusA family protein — MTQNIEITQELDVRGLNCPMPLVKSRKAVNALPVGGVLKVVATDRGSVKDFQAWAKTAKNIELVGQEEVQQDGQTLYIHYLKRTS, encoded by the coding sequence ATGACCCAAAACATTGAAATCACGCAAGAACTGGATGTCCGCGGGCTGAACTGCCCCATGCCACTGGTCAAAAGCCGCAAAGCCGTCAACGCTCTGCCGGTGGGTGGCGTCTTGAAGGTGGTGGCAACCGACCGCGGGAGCGTCAAAGACTTCCAGGCATGGGCGAAAACCGCCAAGAACATCGAACTCGTCGGGCAAGAAGAAGTCCAGCAGGATGGGCAAACGCTCTACATCCACTACTTGAAGCGCACGAGTTGA
- a CDS encoding MBL fold metallo-hydrolase: MSVQSSTKVVARAVEDVYADLLAGNVPVILDVRNADDFARWHIEGRKGTRVINIPYFEFIEDEEGSIAKVPTGAPVLVVCAKEGSSQFVAELLAERGIPASYLAGGINAWGNFYDTRPILEADYGRIIQISRPARGDLAWLVVSDGEAAVIDPLRHIEHVDALLAQENATLAHIFDTHVHADHISGGPALAEKYRAPYYIHPYDAIHPLDMLPAKYAYTPLADNDTFTVGRFTVRVIWYPGHTLGQVNYLFTAPTGETFLFTGDGIFLQSFGRPDLGGRGEEWAPILYESMFEKLPRYINEQTWILPAHFASLDEDDGQGRFYAPYGQVLETNTTLKEAGQMSRDEFIAWILNNLPVFPEQYVEIKRVNIGISTPDEETASELELGKNICALADAYAETNA, encoded by the coding sequence ATGAGTGTGCAATCATCTACCAAGGTCGTCGCTCGTGCAGTCGAAGACGTGTACGCCGATTTGCTGGCCGGCAATGTGCCCGTCATTCTCGACGTGCGCAATGCGGATGACTTTGCCCGCTGGCACATTGAAGGGCGCAAAGGTACACGGGTCATCAACATCCCCTATTTTGAATTCATTGAAGATGAAGAAGGCAGCATCGCCAAAGTGCCTACCGGTGCGCCTGTGTTGGTTGTGTGTGCCAAAGAAGGTTCATCGCAGTTTGTGGCGGAATTGCTCGCCGAGCGCGGTATCCCCGCTTCGTACCTGGCGGGCGGTATCAACGCATGGGGCAACTTCTACGATACGCGCCCCATCCTGGAAGCTGACTATGGGCGCATCATCCAGATTTCGCGCCCCGCGCGTGGCGACCTGGCCTGGTTGGTGGTGAGCGACGGCGAAGCCGCCGTGATTGACCCCCTGCGCCACATCGAACATGTAGACGCGCTGCTGGCGCAGGAAAACGCGACGCTGGCGCACATCTTTGACACGCACGTGCACGCCGACCACATCAGCGGCGGCCCTGCGCTGGCGGAAAAGTACCGCGCCCCGTACTACATTCACCCATACGACGCCATTCACCCGCTGGACATGTTGCCGGCGAAGTACGCCTACACGCCGCTCGCCGATAACGACACCTTCACCGTCGGGCGTTTCACCGTGCGCGTCATCTGGTATCCGGGGCACACGCTGGGGCAGGTGAACTACCTTTTCACAGCCCCCACAGGCGAAACGTTCCTCTTCACCGGCGACGGGATTTTCCTGCAATCCTTCGGTCGCCCCGACCTGGGCGGACGTGGTGAAGAGTGGGCGCCTATTCTCTACGAAAGTATGTTCGAGAAACTGCCGCGCTACATCAACGAGCAGACCTGGATTTTGCCCGCGCACTTCGCCTCGCTGGATGAGGACGACGGGCAAGGGCGCTTCTACGCGCCATACGGGCAGGTGCTGGAAACCAACACTACCCTGAAAGAAGCCGGCCAGATGTCGCGCGATGAATTTATCGCCTGGATTCTCAACAATCTGCCGGTCTTCCCCGAGCAATACGTTGAAATCAAGCGCGTCAACATCGGCATCTCGACGCCGGATGAAGAAACAGCCAGCGAATTGGAACTCGGCAAGAACATTTGCGCGCTTGCCGACGCCTACGCTGAAACGAACGCATAA
- a CDS encoding MBL fold metallo-hydrolase — MLLKYFYNPKLAIASYMVGCQATGEAIVIDPERDVEKYIDAAEAEGMRIVAAAETHIHADFLSGARELAERVGAHLYLSDEGDENWKYTYAPQYSHTLVKDGDTFMVGNIKFEVMHTPGHTPEHISFILTDTAAASEPMGIFTGDFVFVGAVGRPDLLEKAAGIQGTSEAGARQMFRSLQRFKQLPDYLQVWPAHGAGSACGKGLGAIPSSTVGYEKLFNPGLRFTDEDEFVRWLLTDQPEPPAYFAMMKKLNKEERPVLHTLPQPEHLPFDRLEAVLASGAPVVDTRPAVAYAGAHVPGTLNIPYDNSFTTWAGWFLPYDRDFYLIADEETVEAIVRDLIVIGLDHVAGFFSPKVVEQWLAQGKPLQKYAVALPQEVADAVLNGEVVLLDVRGEAELHEDGRIPGAQHIMLGYLPRYVNELPREKPIVVQCRSGGRSAIAASILQAHGFEQVMNLMGGINEWKRLGLPVENGDE, encoded by the coding sequence ATGTTGCTCAAATACTTCTACAATCCCAAACTGGCGATTGCGTCGTACATGGTCGGATGTCAAGCGACGGGCGAAGCCATTGTGATTGACCCGGAGCGCGACGTTGAAAAGTACATTGACGCCGCGGAAGCCGAAGGTATGCGCATTGTAGCGGCCGCCGAAACGCACATCCACGCCGACTTTTTGTCGGGCGCGCGGGAATTGGCCGAGCGTGTGGGGGCGCACCTTTATCTCTCTGATGAGGGCGATGAAAACTGGAAGTACACCTACGCCCCCCAATACAGCCACACGCTTGTCAAGGATGGCGATACTTTCATGGTGGGGAATATCAAGTTCGAGGTGATGCACACGCCGGGGCACACCCCTGAGCATATTTCCTTCATCCTCACCGACACCGCGGCGGCGTCTGAGCCGATGGGTATTTTCACAGGCGACTTTGTGTTTGTGGGGGCGGTGGGGCGCCCCGACCTGCTGGAAAAAGCCGCCGGCATTCAGGGCACGTCTGAAGCGGGCGCGCGTCAGATGTTCCGCTCGTTGCAGCGTTTCAAGCAGCTGCCGGATTACCTGCAAGTCTGGCCGGCGCATGGCGCGGGAAGTGCCTGCGGCAAAGGGCTGGGGGCGATTCCGTCCAGTACGGTGGGGTATGAAAAACTTTTCAACCCTGGTTTGCGCTTCACGGATGAAGATGAATTTGTGCGCTGGCTGTTGACCGACCAGCCCGAACCGCCGGCCTATTTCGCGATGATGAAAAAGCTGAATAAGGAAGAGCGGCCGGTGTTGCATACCTTGCCCCAACCGGAGCATTTGCCTTTTGACCGGCTGGAAGCGGTCCTGGCGAGCGGCGCGCCTGTCGTGGATACACGTCCGGCGGTGGCGTATGCCGGCGCGCATGTCCCTGGTACGCTCAACATTCCCTACGACAACAGTTTCACGACCTGGGCGGGTTGGTTCTTGCCCTACGACCGCGATTTTTACCTGATTGCCGATGAAGAGACGGTGGAAGCCATTGTGCGCGACCTGATTGTCATCGGTCTGGATCACGTGGCGGGCTTCTTCTCGCCCAAGGTGGTGGAGCAGTGGCTTGCGCAGGGCAAGCCATTGCAAAAGTATGCAGTGGCGTTGCCGCAAGAAGTGGCGGACGCTGTTCTGAACGGCGAGGTGGTGCTGCTGGATGTGCGCGGTGAAGCCGAATTGCACGAAGATGGGCGTATTCCGGGCGCTCAGCATATCATGCTGGGGTATTTGCCGCGCTATGTGAATGAGTTGCCGCGTGAAAAGCCTATCGTGGTGCAGTGTCGTTCAGGCGGTCGTTCGGCGATTGCCGCTTCAATTTTGCAGGCGCATGGGTTTGAGCAGGTGATGAACTTGATGGGTGGCATCAACGAGTGGAAGCGGTTGGGGTTGCCTGTGGAGAATGGCGACGAATAG